The DNA sequence ATTCTCTGTCTGTTCTCTTGCGATGGCCTTGGTTTTGCCATTTAGTAGTAATCTCCAGTACTGTGGCATCCGTGTGTGGTTGTTGCTATCTGATACTTTTGTGGTTGCGGTAAAATAATTATGTTGGTATTCCACTTTTTTCGAGCccaataaattataaatttgtaGGTACAGCTTGCTAAGTTTTTTAACCAGTTCTGTTTTGGTGTATATTTTTGATCTGGAACTGTAAATTTATGTCCCCTTCACATTTTTTTCCACTCATTTTTAAATTTCCTATGAAATGTGCAGGGTGTAAATATTTGTGGGTTCACCTATGGAACCCAGATCTAGAAGAAGAAATGTTCTAGCTCATGAAAATGGTGATGTGAGCACATCATTGGTTGAAGATGACCTGGATCCATGGACTGCTTGGGCGTACAGACCTCGCACCATATCATTATTACTGGTTGGTGCATGCCTTCTTATGTGAGTTTATTCCCAACCATCACATGTTTTTCTTGATGATCTTGTTTGTTTGTGGTATTGTTTTATGTTGGATGCATTCTTTCTCTATTAATATTGAATGCTACTTGAAGTTTATAAATCTGCAAATAGTTCTGTTTGATTGTGCCAACTGGTCCTGCTGTTGGATTATTGCTAGGGTTGATGCTTCTTCTCTACATCACAAATtcaaattatgatttttataTCTCCAAATCATAGACGGGTTTGATGGTTTCAAATTTGAATAGATATTTTGTTTACTGGTTACTATGGGATGTATAAGCTCTGTGTTGTGTTGTTTTTTAACAGACCCTTTTTATTCGTTGTTTCAAGTTTCTCAGTCTTTAGTTCATGGATCTTTGtccttatttattaataaatttttacatatatattttatattttattactgTTGAAAGGTATTTGTTCGATTCGTTTGGTTTTGAAGTTTTGTAGAGTTTTCTTGGTGCTGGTCAAGTGTTATTCTTTTCTTTAAGGGTTCTCTATGGAATAATCCTCTTCACCAGGATTTAGAGGAAATTAGAATATTCTCTTACATAGTTACATATCTTTGCTTGGATTTTCCTATTTGCTGTGTGTCATATGATTTGCATTTGTTAACTGTAAAAGTATATTTGAATGAGGTCCATAAGAGGCTAGGAAATCAGTTTTATAGTTAAGGACTATGTCATATAGGCTAGAGAATCTTGTCCACCTTTGTTGTTTCTTTCAACTTACTCCTATTGTGCAAGCATTAAGCTTCATTGTTTAACCTGAAAAGTATTTCTCCATGAGTTGTATTTTATACTGTCCCAGTCCCTTGTATATATGTTTGTGTTGCATACATCTGTCTCCATTCCAAATCTGTAATATTGCAAAGTCAGTGTTTATGAATGGACTAAAAACATCTGATTGTAACTGTATATTTTGGAGTGGTAACTTTTTTCTTTAGCTAATGATAGTTCTTGCCCTGACCTTTTGTTTAGATGGGCTAGTGGAGCTCTTGATCCAGAAAATAGTTCAGAAGGTGATATTATTGTTTCAGTCAAAAGGTCTGTTCCTTTCACTTTATACAGTGGTTTATGTGCCTGTGTATTTATTATACTATTTCTATTGTATTACAAACTGAAGGTTATGGTGCTTGACTCTATAGGGGCGTATGTGCAATGATAGCCGTTTTTCTTGCCTACTGCTTGCTTCAAGCTCCCTCTACGTAAGTGACTTCAAACTTAATTAGTTTTGCATGTGACGTCTTTTTATTTGAAGGCAGCCTTACCTTCCGACTTTTTTTTTTGATTCCTACCTTTTTTctttaatatcaatatttatgGCATGAGATTGTGCATTTAAGTGTTGTCTGAATGCTCTAATTTGTGTTGGGCGATTTTGTCTTGCAGTGTTCTGATCAGACCGCATCCTGCCATATGGCGCTTAGTTCATGGAATGGCGGTTGTCTATCTTGTTTCTCTAACGTTTTTGCTCTTCCAGGTCAGTAAATGCTTAGACTCAGTGTGCAGTATATACTACATGTCTTTTCTTTGGCCTGTTATAGCTGTAAAATGTTAATTTTTGTCATTGTCAATGATGTTTAATGCCTAAACCTATCCTATAAAACCTGTAAAAGTTGTACCCTTATAATTTGATTTAGGTTTACCCCTTAGAACCTGGATGAATAAAATGTGCTATAATTTTCTTTGCAGCAGTTAATTTGTAACCACACTTCTACTCCTTTGTTCTTCTCTGTTTCCCTCTCCTTCTGATAGCTTCCTGCATGTGTAATTGTCCGATAATATGATTACTTCTTATTCAGTGAACGGAGATCAAGGACGTATCCTTGAAGTTCAATAGTTGGACAGTTCATGCGGTTTTGCAAAAATATTATATGAATCTTTCAAATAGTTGACAATGCTAAGGAATCTGTGTTAAAATTTATACTTACTTTTCATTTTTATATGGTTCTGTGATTTTTGTCAATTAAAGTACGATGAATAGTTATCAACAAATATTGCTTCTCTTGTATCATTGCAGAAGCGTGATGATGCTCGGCAATTCATGAAGTTTCTACACCCGGATCTTGGTATTGGTAAGTGTTCATGTAGTTGACATTGTAATTGATTATCTTTACCCCCAAAAAGTTGGTCATTGACCGTAATTACTAAGATGATTTGGTTTTAACTTCATTTGGCAATATTGATGCAGAACTCCCTGAAAAATCCTATGGTGCTGATTGCCGCATATACATGCCTGATGATCCCACAAACAGGTTCAAGAATGTTTACGTATGATTTCTTTTttaacaactcttcatttcaTCAAAGAAATGTTTCATTATTTACTATTATTGGTTTAACTGTTCTGTCTGTAGCCAGAAAGagaaaaaaaactaaaaattctGTATTCCATTAGCACTGTAATATATCCTAACCATTATTTATTTCGACATCGATCAGGTTAACAATATTATTTATTTCAACATCGATCAGGTTAACAATTTCAATATATTGGTTAGGAAGTCCATAAAACTAATATGTTGATTGCAGTCTTTTTCCTGAGAATCTTCATCAATTTTTCAGGTCTTTTTCGCCTTTATAATATTGCCTGCATCACCTCAAAAATTGCATCATTCCTTTTCAGGAGACGCTATTTGATGAATTTGTGCCTGCACATATATTTGGATGGTGGGGAAAGGCTATAATGATTCGGAATCAACCGCTTTTGTGGGTTTTATCAATTGGGTTTGAGTTAATGGAGGTCTGCTTCTTGACCAGTCTGAACTCATTCGTCTTTCTGTAAACACTTATGCATAGATCTATCTGATCACGTTTTATGTTTTTATTTCTCTAAATTAAATTTTTTCTTGAATTGTGCAGCTTACCTTCCGTCACATGTTACCGAATTTCAATGAGTGCTGGTGGGATAGCATTATCCTTGATATCTTAATCTGCAATTGGTTTGGTGAGAATATTCAAAGCCAGACCACTGTTTTCTGTGATTATTGACATGCTGGTATCATGTTTTTTATTGTTATCTGCAACACTTTTAGCTTTAGTTAAGTTAATTGTTTTGTCTTTTCCGTATTAATGAAATGAAATTCCAAGTCGATGCTAATGTCGAAAAAAATTACCCGAGCAAACAAATGGGCCATACGGTCTTGATATCAGGTGTATTTGTTGTGAGTTTTATTGAAAGCACTAAGCGCACCGAAGCCCAAACCCTTCTAGGAGCCTAGGCGCGAATGCGAAGCGCAAAAGCGAAGCGCACACTTCTTTGAAGCCACACTTCTTTGAAGCCAGGCACACATTTTACAAAAAAATGTGAAATAGATTTTAAGGATTATACATATTATAGCTTAGGTTTATAACATTATTTATAcattataatatattaatttaCACTTCTAAGGCAAAAATAACATAATTGATACttcataaaatatttaattaGAGTTCTTGATCATAACAAATCCTAAAATTTTCCCAACAAGATTCAACTTTTAAGATTTATGGGTAAGTTCTAGGCTCCCAGATTTCATTCATTATCTTCATCTCTTCAAAATCATCCTCTTCCTCCCAATCATCCTCCTCCAAGTGTGGAAGTGGTCCTTTCAAATTCAATCTCTtgttcttcttcctcttcttcattcTCTATTACCAAACGTCGTTGTCTCTTACGTGAACCCTTGCctgaatttgaatttgaagcaTAAGACTCAGCTTGACTTTGTTTAGATTTCAAGGCTGTTTTTGATTGTGACCTAGAGGTATATCGAGGCTCTCCAACACCAGCAGCTTTTGCAACTGCTGTCCATCCTAAAAAAAACCTATTTTTTGCAAAGCTTCAATAAGGCGCGCTTTTTTTGCGCTTCGTGTTTTTATGCGCTTCGCGCTTTGAAGGTGTAAGCGCGCTTTTGTTTAAAGTCGCTGTGCTTCTCACATATCTAGGCGCTTGACCTGCCCTTCAGTGCGCCTAGGCGCGCTTTTCACAATGGAAGGAGAAATGACACATAAGTTGTTACACTTGATTCAAACTATTGAATTTTAATGTGTTCAAAGTGCTACTACATATTTCCCTTCTTTTCCTCTTATATGGAAGAGCTTGAAATGTAATAGAGTGAAATAGTTTCATTGTCTTACCCTGAATCTTCCATATTTTGGCTTGCAACtattttacatttttttaatatCTATCATTTTTGTCTAAGGCATTTACCATATCTTTCCCTTGTGTTTTAGTTTTCAATTATCAATGAATTCTCACCTGCATCGCAGCTCTAGTTAGCCATAAAAATTGTCATACAAAAATCTTTTTTTTTTTGTAGCCAGGCCCTGTTGATAAGTTCTAGTGGCTGTACCCTGCAGGTATCTGGGCAGGAATGCATACTGTTAGGTACTTTGATGGTAGAACATATGAATGGGTTGGAATAAGTCGTCAGCCAAGTATTTACAGCAAAGTATGTTTTTTGACTTATGATTTATGACAAGTCCTTTGCTAGATATATTGCAGTCAATATGACAATATATTTCTTGCTGTTAACATGCAAGATGTGATTGCATGCTATATTTTTCAAGACTCTGATTGATTTACTTTATCTGGTTATTTTACTATTTTTTCTGCTTTCCATGGAGTGTATGAAAGCCACGAACTCAGCATATTGACTTCCTTTTTGTTTCCTAGTATATTTAAGAAAGGGAGGTAGGAACTACTAAATGCGAATGTTAATTTCACAAACACAGATAAAAATTAAACTTTAATTGTGATGGTTTTTTAGGGCTACAGTTGATTTGGTACAACCCTGAAATTTAAAACTTGTTCATTTAGTATATGTTTGACATCAGAAATATAATTTGTCTTCAATTCTCCTACAGGATTAACATGTTCTTAAATTTTAGGTCAAACGGACATTGGGTCAATTCACGCCAGCACGTTGGGACAAAGATGAGTGGCACCCCCTGCTTGGTCCATGGCGATTTATTCAAGTGTTAACTCTCTGCATTATTTTTCTAACTGTGGAGCTTAACACGTTCTTTCTTAAGTTCTGTCTTTGGATACCTCCTCGGAACCCCCTTGTTGTGTATAGGCTGGTCTTGTGGTGGCTTATAGCAATACCCACAATTCGCGAGTATAACTCTTACCTACAGGATAGGTACAGTTTTATTCCCTCACCACGAGACACACTAAACTTAATCTAGTTACTTGTACTAAACTTAAACAGTTACTGATCCTACTTCTACTTGGCTTGCGATAATCATCAGAAAACCGGTgaaaaaggttggagcattttGTTGGTTGTCCCTTGCAATCTGCATCATAGAGCTGCTTATATGTATTAAATTTGGACATGGTATGCTGAGTAGTTATATTTTACAAGTGTTTCTATACTTTGTAATCATTGATTGTTCATGAGCTTATCTTTTATGTTTCGGCCTTGTATCAGGGTTATTTCCGAAACCAATGCCTAGGGGGTTGGTACTTTTTTGGACATCTGTTGGTGTTGCCCTTTTAATTTTTCTGATCACATGGTCTTGTCAATTGCATCGGAGTCTGAGACGAAAGCGACAATGATTTTACTTTTTGACCAATCATGACCCTTTTCGAGCAGCTCTTGAGCAGCTCTTTGCCGCCGAATCTCCTCTTTGGCCCGCGGTCCTTCATTCTTTGATTCATTGAGTCTTGCGGATAACCATGATGTAAATACTTGAATTTTTATAGTTGTAAATGCTTATTTCTTAGGTTTTACAGTTTCTGATGTAGAAAATAAGAAtctgtttttttttgttttgtagAGTCATCTTTTATCAACTCATTCAGCTTATTATTTTGCTGCTTCAGAAAAGCTGAACACAATTAATGGTCAGGagtatttttaattaaatgaGTTCTTTGTGAATGTTCTTCAGTGTTTTGGTAGGCTAAAATCTTTCAATATATGAAACCGATAACTGGTTCTGGCACTTTAACATTTATATGGTCATCATTGAGCTCTCCCTTTCGTTTGGAGAAGGTGTATACCATTGTAACTTGTTGGCCTTGTTGACCACCATTACTCCTTTGTTGGACTCTTGAAAAGTTCAACTTCATCAGGATGAAAAAGGGGTTGTATTAGGTTGAAGACAACACATTGTTTTCTCTACTCCAGAGAAATGGTGGTCAACTGGTGTTCCATATATTCGTTTATGATGTATTCATAAGCTCGTACATGACTCGGGTGCAATAGTAGAGTACAGCTATAGAGATGCGCGTACCAATTCCATCATGTCATTGCTAGATTGCTGCATTCAAATATTCTGAAACTGCATATAGAACTGGGCATACAAATTTCAAAAGAAACATGCCTTGAGTTCGCCACGAGTACAAAGGTGAGAAGTATTGATTAAAATGTGCAGTGTGCCGGAATTTGGCACAGAAGTATCTCCTGACCGCACCGCCATCTTTATCATCCGCAAAAGAAGCGTGAACATCGCATTCCTGGACAGGCCTCTCTTCTGAAGCATAGAAATTGCCAGGTATATCAAAAAAGCTCAGAGCTACATAGCTTGTTTTGGTGTTAACGTCATCTCCATTCTCATCAGGCAACTTAGCGCCATAGGTTACAACACACAGTACTTGTTTGGAATCCAAGTCCTGCAGAGCAACAATATAGTCGGAGTACAAGTCTTAATGTTGAGACATGTAGGCAAAACGAGAGGTTCTCAGAGCTTCCAAGAAATCTCGGTCAGGAGCTAAGTTAGGCTTCATAAAATCTTCAGCAGAAGTAAAAGTCCGAGATGCAGAGACATAATAGGATTTGGCATCATGATCGTAGACATATCCGAAAGCCATACCACCGATAAGTGAAACACATTTGTCAAGGAATTCAGAAGGAGGTGGGGGATAGATATAGGAAGCATCGCAGCAATCCGCATAAGAATTATGTTGAAAAAAATCAGGGGGTAGCGTCCACTCATGTGTTTGTAGATTGAAGGACAAAAGAGTATCAGATGCGATGAAATAGCAAGTCTGTTTTTGCTGGGAAACAACAGATAACCCCCTACCAAAGGGTGCATCATTTGGAATAGGCAAGACTTGCCAGGTCTCGTCAACTGGAGAATACACCTCAAATAAAGTGTCAGTAGGGTACTTGGACATGACATACATTTTTTGTTTGGCAACGACAATGGCGGGAAGATATTTAGGGCCATGCATGGGATTTTTTGTCTTTGTAAAGTGGTGTTTAAAGTTGTTGACATCATTGTGTTCACTAGGTTTAATATCCATTAGTTCCATGGTATAAACATTAGTACTTTCTTGAAGTATACCGAAAGAATCAAAATTACAGTGATCGAGTCCGaaaaaatttaacttggaatcAAATTTGATGCAACTAAAATATTCGATTTGACTAGTACTGGGGAAAACAAGAAGGGGACGCAATTCATTGAAAGAAGAAGAATCATAATTTTGGAGATAAGAGAGCGCATCAATCCGATATAAAACAAAACCAACACGATCATCAAGAGATACAAGCATATACATACATACAGGAACTTTCACTGCTAGAATTAATGACTAGACACATCATCAATATCAACAacattatctgaccttattttTTATGATAAAGATGTGTAACGATCACacaaaataaatagaaaatatacgGAGTAAATTCAGAGAAGAAGAAAACTATTCATGGAACTTGGAAAAATAAGAAATGAGTTTATCCAGATCTACCCATTAATGGGTGCTGCTATTCTATTTATACCCTCTTCTTCTGTGACTGCGAGATATTATAATTCTATTGGCCTaaattaaacagaatgttcaagCACGATACTAAGATTACACCCAATACTACACCGTTTTAGTACATAACGGTACTGATAGTAATTTAAAATAGCAAGCCTGTTATAATCTCTTTCCCTTAGAAAATCCTTGTCCTCAAGTATTGAATTATAGAAATTGTTCTTGGATTACTTTGGCATCTTCCTAGCTGGCATCCTCCGAGATTGATTGAGACCATTGAATAAGTCATTATGTGACAACAACATTTCTCTTTTTCACCATTCTTCTCTGTAAGACCTTAACTGGATATATCAGGAATTGTCCTTTAAGACCCAACTTAGGCAGCTCAGTGGCGACGTTGTAATCAGAGCCCACTTTCTTCTTGAGAAAACTTATATGGAACACCGGATGAATTTGGCTATCCACTAACAGCTGCAGTTTGTAAGCCACTTGACCTACTTTATCAAGAATCAGGTAGGGGCCAAAATATTTATGGGACAATTTGAAGTATCTTCTGACAGCAACTGAGAGTTGTTTATAGGGTTGAAACTTTAAGTACACGTAGTCTCCAATCTGATAGCTTACATCACTTCTCTTAGAATCTGCAAATTGCTTATACCTATTCTGAGCAGCTGTAATTGCATCTTTAAGGATGTTGTTCATAGCCTCCCTTTTAATGTGAAAATCAAGCACACAATCAACAATGGATGTCTGAGCTATAGGAAAACAGAGTTGCCTACGTTGAGTACCATAAACAGCTTCAAAAGGACTCATTTTGATGACACTGTTATGGGTGGAGTTGTACCACCATTTAGCTAGAGATAACCATTTGGTCCAATTCTTTGGCCTGGAGCTGGTCATAACTCTTAGGTATTGTTCCAGCCTTCTATTTAATCTCTCTGTTTGTCCATCTGTCTGTAGGTGGTAGGAAGTACTCAAGTGAGTTTTTGTGCCCACCGAGTCAAACAATGCCTTCCAGAATTGACTTGTGAAGATTTTATCTCTGTCAGACACTATGGTCCTAGGAAGACCATCTAGTTTGTATATATTATCCAGAAATGTCTGGGCAATATCAGTAGCAGAGTAAGGGCGTGAGAGGGCAATGAAATGGCCCATTTTTGTGAATCTGTCCACCACTACTAGAATGCTATCCTTGCCATCTGATTTTGGGAGGCCTTCCACAAAAGCCATGGATACATCTTCCCATATTTGGGTGGGAATGGGTAAAGGCTGTAGCAATCCTCCAGGGAAAGTATGGCCTGATTTTATTCTCTGGCATATGTCACAAGCTTGTATATAAGCAATGACTTCTTGCTTCATCTGGGGCcagtaaaagaattaagaaattcTTTTTAGTGTAGCTTCTTGTCCATAGTGCCCTCCCAATGCACTGTCATGCAGTTCCCACAATATGTCCTTCCTCATAGAACCATTAGTGCCTATATAATCTGCCCTTGTACTTGATAGATCCTTGACTGTATGTGTAGTCCTTATACCGCTGCTGCTGTAATGCAAGGCCAGTGATGATTTCTTGAGCTAGAGTATCTTGGTCATAACTGTGTTCAATTTTTGTCAGCCATCCATTCTCTACTACTGTAAGCTCCTGCAATTAACCAGAAGTAGGCTTCTCATGCAACCTAGATAGGGCATCTGCAATAATATTCTCCTTCCATTTTTTGTAAACTATTTCATAATTGAGCTCGATTAGGCTTGCTAACCACTTCTGTTGGAATAAGGTGGACAGTCTCTGCTCAAGTAAGTACTTGAGACTCTGGTGGTTAGTCTTGATGATGAAGTGATTCCCTTGTAAGTACGTGTACCATTTATGAGTTGACATTACTATAGCTAAAAGCTCTTTTTCATACGTGGACAATTCTTGATGTTTCGGAGCTAAACTCTTACTATAGTAAGCCAATGGCTTGCCACTCTGTATAAGGACAACCCCCACCCCACTACCACAAGCATCTGTTTCAAGGACAAAAGGGATACTGTAATCAGGAAGGCTGTGCACTTGTGCCGTGATCATAGCCTTCTTCAGTGCCATGAATGCTTGATTTGCTGCCTCATTTCAATAGAAGGACCCCTTTTTGAGTAAATTAGTCAATGGTTTATTGATGGGTCCATAATGCCTAATGAACCTTCTATAGTACATTGTAATTTCCAAGAAGCCTCTTAGGTGATTAATTGTCAGTGGTGTTGGCCAGTCTACCATCACTTGCACCTTAAATGGGTCAGTAGAGACTCCTGCTTGTGAGATGATATGTCCAAGATACTCCACTTGATTTTGACCAAACAGACACTTGCTGAGTTTGGCATAGAGTTTATGTTGCCTCAGCTTGGACATGACTACATGCAAGTGCTGAACATGATCATCTAATGATTTGCTGTAGATCAATATATCAAAAAAAAATACTAAGACTGTGGATCTCAATTCAGTCTTAAAAACCTAATTCATAAGGGATTGAAATATTGCGGGTGCATTTGTGAGCCCAAAGGGCATCACTTTGAATTTATATAAGCCTTGATGTGTTCTAAAAGCTGTTTTGAACACATCAGGTGGTGATACCCTTATCTGGTGGTAACCAGCTCTCAAGTCCAATTTTGTGAACCACCTTGCCCCTTGCAGTTCATCcaacagttcaaaaatattggTATGGGGTATTTATTCTTCACTGTGATgttattcaactttctgtaatctATACACATTCTCCGGGAACCATCTTTTTTTCTTTACTAAAATGATTGGGGAAGCAAAAGGACTGGTGCTTTTCTGTATCACCCCAGACTCCAGTATTTCCTTTATCTATTTTTCAATTTCTTCCTTTTGTATGTAGGGGACCCTGTACCCTCTCTGATTGATATATTGAATCCCTTCCAATAATGGAATTTTGTGATCATGTTCCCTCTATGGTGGCAAGCCTTGAGGTTCTTGAAAGACATCTGTGAATTCCTGCAATACTGGTCTTAATTGGTTCAGAATGGATGGCTTCTTTTTGCTAGGGAAATCAGTCACCTTCATCATACAAATACAACCAAGTGTGACCCCTTCTTTGGAGTTGAGTAGTTTTCCTAGAATCCTGCTACTGATGGCTTGTAGACTTCCCAGGTTCTGGGCCCCTTGTAGAGTAATAGTTTGGCCTTCTTTAGTGACTGAGATGCTCATCTTATGGTAGTCCAGAGTGATTGGATTATGCTTCCTTAACCAATCGACTCCAAGAATGATGTCTGAACCCCCCCAGTGGGAAATGCCTCATGTCTATATCAAACTGGTGGCCTTGCACTGAATACCTCAAATATCGACACAATGaatctgaagggtttttagcacataaacgcagcgaaaacgtaaatttaaatcttaaaaaaaaccgaaaccctccgcaggatccatgcgaaaaataatatttaattcctagttcagtatgtttaccttaagaagctttacgttaatggaaagatggaggtctttaatggtgatccaaaacgatgaacggagatccttagcagctgctcctcaagtgtgaagcactccaccggtatccactaagaaaacgatgtaatgaaggaggaggagatggagagaattagggttttgtaaatctttttggttgaggcaaaaatagggtctataatagtatatttataggcaaaattttcagctgaaaattttcccataaaatattattattattaaccctttattattgtcactaataattaaaacaccttttaattattaatc is a window from the Apium graveolens cultivar Ventura chromosome 1, ASM990537v1, whole genome shotgun sequence genome containing:
- the LOC141674175 gene encoding CDP-diacylglycerol--serine O-phosphatidyltransferase 1 isoform X1, whose amino-acid sequence is MEPRSRRRNVLAHENGDVSTSLVEDDLDPWTAWAYRPRTISLLLVGACLLIWASGALDPENSSEGDIIVSVKRGVCAMIAVFLAYCLLQAPSTVLIRPHPAIWRLVHGMAVVYLVSLTFLLFQKRDDARQFMKFLHPDLGIELPEKSYGADCRIYMPDDPTNRFKNVYETLFDEFVPAHIFGWWGKAIMIRNQPLLWVLSIGFELMELTFRHMLPNFNECWWDSIILDILICNWFGIWAGMHTVRYFDGRTYEWVGISRQPSIYSKVKRTLGQFTPARWDKDEWHPLLGPWRFIQVLTLCIIFLTVELNTFFLKFCLWIPPRNPLVVYRLVLWWLIAIPTIREYNSYLQDRKPVKKVGAFCWLSLAICIIELLICIKFGHGLFPKPMPRGLVLFWTSVGVALLIFLITWSCQLHRSLRRKRQ
- the LOC141674175 gene encoding CDP-diacylglycerol--serine O-phosphatidyltransferase 1 isoform X2, which gives rise to MIAVFLAYCLLQAPSTVLIRPHPAIWRLVHGMAVVYLVSLTFLLFQKRDDARQFMKFLHPDLGIELPEKSYGADCRIYMPDDPTNRFKNVYETLFDEFVPAHIFGWWGKAIMIRNQPLLWVLSIGFELMELTFRHMLPNFNECWWDSIILDILICNWFGIWAGMHTVRYFDGRTYEWVGISRQPSIYSKVKRTLGQFTPARWDKDEWHPLLGPWRFIQVLTLCIIFLTVELNTFFLKFCLWIPPRNPLVVYRLVLWWLIAIPTIREYNSYLQDRKPVKKVGAFCWLSLAICIIELLICIKFGHGLFPKPMPRGLVLFWTSVGVALLIFLITWSCQLHRSLRRKRQ